In Cloacibacterium caeni, a single window of DNA contains:
- a CDS encoding glycosyltransferase family 117 protein — MKNWTFKKWNTILGWVVFAIAFFTYLSTIEPNFSFWDCGEYISSAVKLEVTHAPGAALFQLMGAVAAIFGFGDGSKYSVIINAMSALFSAFTILFLFWTITHFVRRLLNKDFEDVTVSDEIAILFAGVIGALAFTFSDTFWFSAVEGEVYSMSSMFIALLVWLITKWENEYHDSDNERWLILIFFITGLSVGVHMMVMLAVPAVCLVYYARNYEFTWKSFIIANLVTLFILAVVFKGIFPIIMSLFGKSEIFFVNGLGLPFHSGTIAAFIILFALMYVGISYARKSKSKLYQTIALSVIYMIIGFSCWLVIPIRANANPPMNLNDPDNAIGMLDYYNREQYGDWPTSYGQNYTAYLDNYGIEKNDDGSYKTQKTGDVYEKNEKTGRYDIVGERFNYVYSKEHVSFMPRMFNEDETVMSNYISMYGAPDFEFNYDNQDIADNPQAKEVFDQLRQKFEDGSITLDDYKQAREYDLIKVHRPTLAQNLTYFVEFQIGYYFVRYLMWNFVGRQNDLEGHMENTNGNWVSGIPAIDEMQWGSQKDMPAKFKNESTVYFFFLPLLLGILGAFFQFNKDFGRFWALLSLFVLTSFGIIFYTGVKPFEPRERDYAMVGSFYAFAIWIGFGAAAILWYLQEKIKSNAATWVTGIVLLGVPLMMGFQNYNSHDRSERYAAYDFAYSSLKSLPKNDIFFVYGDNDTYPIWGLQETEQFRDDVKVVNFTLLGTPWNIDQVKRRTYNSMPVPSVLTHEEYRDGTNDQVVLLSAEDWNNFIQNNVDAGVPESLFEPYKKYMVQDSMNIKDAVNFLRKRSPEKDEILKLLFGEDKYERFNFLPVSRFVLPVNKANAVKSGIISAKDLPSTVDQITIDYRRGNMFKANYILMDILANFDWKRPINFSVGGIYDDENIFYLKEYLQFDGFSYRLVPIKTEEREDGEMGRVDAEDLYKIVKNYKWGNFKNLNVHMDETCTQNIVSYRSSASRAAEALTLEGKKAKAIEVLDLASREIPSTKYNDPRSLSAMVYGYIVAGQEQKGLQLAEQLKRDIFEEYDYYLSLSKYEQKYVKKQMNAQPILYSLVTGAVSDAYKKIGQKDKGYNYLLKSIEPIDKRFKNFISDLQMAGKEKAFKEAEKVQKITPFYSYLFEVMKPYDSTYPKEKEAEITRQMMKATN, encoded by the coding sequence ATGAAGAATTGGACTTTCAAAAAATGGAACACCATTTTAGGTTGGGTGGTTTTTGCAATCGCATTTTTCACCTATTTATCTACTATTGAACCTAATTTTAGTTTTTGGGATTGCGGAGAATACATTTCATCTGCTGTAAAATTAGAAGTTACTCACGCTCCTGGTGCTGCTTTATTCCAGTTAATGGGTGCTGTTGCAGCTATTTTTGGCTTTGGAGATGGTTCTAAATATTCTGTAATTATCAATGCTATGTCTGCGCTTTTCAGTGCATTCACCATATTATTTTTATTTTGGACAATTACGCATTTCGTAAGAAGACTTTTGAATAAAGACTTCGAAGATGTAACCGTTTCAGACGAAATTGCCATTCTATTTGCTGGTGTCATTGGTGCTTTAGCTTTTACTTTTTCAGATACTTTTTGGTTTTCTGCAGTAGAAGGAGAGGTTTATTCTATGTCGTCTATGTTTATTGCACTTTTGGTTTGGCTCATTACGAAATGGGAAAACGAATATCATGACAGTGATAATGAACGTTGGCTCATTCTAATTTTCTTCATTACAGGACTTTCTGTAGGAGTTCACATGATGGTGATGTTAGCAGTTCCAGCCGTTTGTTTAGTTTATTATGCTAGAAATTATGAATTTACGTGGAAGAGTTTTATCATTGCTAACTTGGTGACACTTTTCATTCTAGCAGTAGTTTTCAAAGGAATTTTCCCAATTATCATGAGTCTTTTCGGTAAATCTGAAATTTTCTTTGTTAATGGATTAGGCTTACCTTTCCATTCAGGAACAATTGCTGCATTTATCATTTTGTTTGCTTTAATGTATGTAGGAATTTCTTATGCTAGAAAATCTAAAAGCAAATTATATCAAACCATCGCACTATCAGTAATTTATATGATTATTGGTTTTTCTTGTTGGTTAGTCATTCCGATTAGAGCGAATGCAAATCCTCCAATGAACTTGAATGATCCAGATAACGCCATCGGTATGCTAGATTATTACAATCGTGAACAATACGGAGATTGGCCAACTTCTTACGGACAAAACTATACTGCATATTTAGATAATTATGGTATTGAAAAAAATGATGATGGTAGTTATAAAACGCAAAAAACAGGTGATGTTTACGAAAAAAATGAAAAAACCGGTCGTTATGATATCGTAGGCGAGCGTTTCAATTACGTTTATTCTAAAGAACATGTAAGCTTTATGCCGAGAATGTTCAATGAAGATGAAACCGTGATGAGCAATTACATTTCTATGTATGGAGCGCCAGATTTTGAATTCAATTATGACAATCAGGATATTGCAGATAATCCTCAAGCTAAAGAAGTTTTTGACCAATTAAGACAAAAATTTGAAGACGGAAGCATTACGCTTGATGATTACAAACAAGCCAGAGAATATGATTTAATCAAGGTTCATAGACCTACATTAGCACAAAATCTCACGTATTTTGTAGAATTTCAAATTGGATATTATTTTGTGAGGTATCTCATGTGGAATTTCGTAGGAAGACAGAATGATTTAGAAGGTCACATGGAAAATACCAATGGAAACTGGGTTTCTGGTATTCCTGCAATTGATGAAATGCAATGGGGAAGTCAAAAAGATATGCCTGCAAAATTCAAAAATGAAAGCACAGTTTATTTCTTCTTTTTACCATTGTTATTGGGAATTTTAGGAGCGTTTTTCCAGTTCAACAAAGATTTTGGAAGATTCTGGGCGCTACTTTCTTTATTCGTGTTAACCAGTTTTGGAATTATTTTCTACACCGGTGTAAAACCTTTTGAACCAAGAGAAAGAGATTACGCAATGGTAGGAAGTTTCTACGCCTTTGCAATTTGGATAGGTTTCGGAGCTGCAGCAATTCTTTGGTATTTACAAGAAAAAATTAAATCAAATGCAGCCACTTGGGTTACAGGAATCGTTTTATTAGGAGTTCCATTAATGATGGGCTTCCAGAATTATAATTCTCACGATAGAAGTGAACGTTATGCAGCTTATGATTTCGCTTATTCTTCATTAAAATCCCTTCCAAAAAATGATATTTTCTTCGTTTATGGTGATAATGATACGTATCCAATTTGGGGATTACAAGAAACGGAGCAATTCAGAGATGATGTAAAAGTGGTGAATTTCACGCTTCTAGGAACACCTTGGAATATAGACCAAGTAAAACGCAGAACATACAATTCAATGCCAGTTCCGTCAGTTCTTACCCACGAAGAATACAGAGATGGAACCAATGATCAAGTAGTTTTACTTTCTGCAGAAGATTGGAATAATTTTATTCAAAATAATGTAGATGCAGGAGTTCCAGAGAGTTTATTTGAGCCTTACAAAAAATATATGGTTCAAGATTCTATGAACATCAAAGACGCCGTAAATTTCTTGAGAAAAAGAAGTCCAGAAAAAGATGAAATTTTAAAATTACTTTTTGGAGAAGATAAATATGAACGTTTTAATTTCTTGCCTGTTTCTAGATTTGTTTTACCTGTAAATAAAGCAAATGCCGTGAAATCTGGAATCATTTCTGCTAAAGATTTGCCGAGTACAGTAGACCAAATTACCATAGATTACAGAAGAGGAAATATGTTTAAAGCCAATTATATTTTAATGGATATTTTGGCGAATTTCGATTGGAAACGTCCTATCAATTTCTCTGTGGGCGGAATTTATGATGACGAAAACATTTTCTATTTGAAAGAATATCTTCAATTTGATGGATTCAGTTACAGATTGGTTCCTATTAAAACAGAAGAAAGAGAAGATGGCGAAATGGGAAGAGTAGATGCTGAAGATTTATATAAAATTGTCAAAAATTACAAATGGGGCAATTTCAAAAATCTAAATGTTCACATGGACGAAACGTGTACACAGAACATCGTAAGTTACAGAAGTTCTGCAAGTAGAGCTGCAGAAGCATTGACTTTAGAAGGTAAAAAAGCAAAAGCCATCGAAGTTTTAGATTTAGCGAGCAGAGAAATTCCTTCTACCAAATATAATGACCCTCGTTCTTTAAGCGCAATGGTTTATGGATATATTGTTGCAGGTCAAGAACAAAAAGGTTTACAATTGGCAGAGCAATTAAAAAGAGATATTTTCGAAGAATATGACTATTATTTGTCGCTTTCTAAGTATGAACAAAAATATGTGAAAAAACAGATGAATGCTCAACCAATCTTGTATTCATTGGTAACAGGAGCAGTTTCTGATGCGTATAAGAAAATCGGTCAAAAAGATAAAGGTTACAATTACTTGTTAAAATCCATCGAACCAATTGACAAGAGATTTAAAAACTTCATCAGTGATTTACAAATGGCAGGAAAAGAAAAAGCTTTTAAAGAAGCTGAGAAAGTACAAAAAATCACGCCGTTTTATTCTTATTTGTTCGAAGTGATGAAACCTTATGATTCTACTTATCCAAAAGAAAAAGAAGCAGAAATCACTAGACAAATGATGAAAGCTACGAACTAG
- a CDS encoding DUF1697 domain-containing protein, giving the protein MKYCAFLRGVNVNGTAMKMAEVCDIFKKAGMKDVSSVLATGNILFESDEAPENLKQKLEKSLSEHFQYEAFLFLKTDEEVKGILENSPFEKDENLHIYSFICNSGDENILMQEFLKTNHQEEEEAQLIKGNFYWKIPKGNTLDSEFGKILGKKSFKNILTSRNINTIEKIVNKFLIL; this is encoded by the coding sequence ATGAAATACTGTGCTTTTTTACGCGGCGTAAACGTAAACGGAACTGCAATGAAAATGGCGGAAGTCTGTGATATTTTCAAAAAAGCAGGAATGAAAGATGTTTCTAGCGTTTTGGCAACAGGAAATATTTTATTTGAATCTGATGAAGCTCCAGAAAATTTAAAACAGAAATTAGAAAAATCACTTTCCGAGCATTTTCAATACGAAGCATTTTTGTTTTTAAAAACTGATGAAGAAGTGAAGGGGATTTTAGAAAATTCTCCTTTTGAGAAAGACGAAAATCTACATATTTACAGTTTTATTTGTAATTCGGGAGACGAAAATATTTTGATGCAAGAATTTCTAAAAACCAATCATCAAGAAGAGGAAGAAGCTCAATTAATCAAAGGTAATTTTTATTGGAAAATTCCTAAAGGAAATACGCTTGACAGTGAGTTTGGTAAGATTTTGGGAAAGAAATCTTTTAAAAATATTCTAACCAGCCGAAACATCAACACCATTGAAAAAATTGTCAATAAATTTTTAATCCTTTAG
- a CDS encoding S9 family peptidase, which translates to MKLKHTIIALAAPFLMKAQQVMTPEILWTLNKFSVTAVEPSQSGLFYSVGKVDLKTEKTNKEHFYYDLSKNQTSKVDFGKKSLIQLDKNGIYASEGDKIYISKDRGLTWTEFYTIGDADNIIISPDGKKIAFSKSVHVEKLLGKDKYSDLPKTTAQIYTDLNHRHWDAWNEGKYNHVFVSNVGEDVAKAKDLLENLPFDSPQKPYGGSEDFVWSPDSSKVLYVCKKKSGKDYATSTNTDIYAYDLASGKTENWTEGMMGYDVNPKFSPDGKSLLWQSMARDGYEADKNDIVVMDLASKKITNLTKSWDESVVGDVAWSPDSKNIYCSTAYRGVKQLFHIGLDGKVKQISGGNFDVNEIIAFQSGNVLVTRTDINHNADLFKVNVKDGSMLQLTSVNESTYAKLSQGKSELKMVKTSDGKEMGVWFHYPPNFDPNKKYPTLLYCQGGPQSALTQFFSTRWNFALMAANDYIVVAPNRRGMPGWGTKWNEDISKDWGGQPIRDYLAAADFAKTLPYVDGDRMAAVGASYGGYSVFMLAGVHENRFKTFIAHDGLFDMKSWYGTTEELWFANWDLGSPWEKPLPKAYTDFNPINFVDQWNKPIMVIQGGLDFRVGYEQGQEAFQAAKMKGLKTKFLYFPNENHWVLHPQNGLVWQREFFDWLKETL; encoded by the coding sequence ATGAAACTAAAACATACAATTATCGCTCTAGCAGCACCTTTCCTTATGAAAGCACAACAGGTAATGACGCCAGAAATTCTCTGGACGCTTAATAAATTCTCGGTTACTGCAGTAGAACCATCTCAATCTGGGCTATTTTACAGCGTAGGAAAAGTAGATTTAAAAACTGAAAAAACCAACAAAGAACACTTTTACTACGATTTGTCAAAAAATCAAACTTCTAAAGTTGATTTTGGTAAAAAATCTTTAATTCAGTTGGACAAAAACGGAATTTACGCTTCAGAAGGCGATAAAATCTATATTTCTAAAGACAGAGGATTGACTTGGACTGAATTTTATACCATTGGCGATGCAGACAATATTATTATTTCTCCTGATGGTAAAAAAATCGCTTTTAGTAAGTCGGTTCACGTAGAAAAATTGTTAGGGAAGGACAAATATTCTGACCTTCCTAAAACGACAGCTCAAATTTATACAGATCTTAATCACAGACATTGGGACGCTTGGAATGAAGGAAAATACAATCACGTTTTCGTTTCCAATGTAGGTGAAGATGTTGCGAAAGCTAAAGATTTATTAGAAAATTTACCTTTTGATTCTCCTCAAAAACCTTATGGTGGAAGCGAAGATTTCGTTTGGAGTCCAGATTCTTCTAAGGTTTTATACGTTTGCAAGAAAAAATCGGGAAAAGATTATGCAACCAGCACTAATACAGATATTTACGCTTATGATTTAGCTTCTGGTAAAACCGAAAATTGGACAGAAGGAATGATGGGTTATGATGTAAATCCTAAGTTTTCGCCAGATGGAAAATCTTTGCTTTGGCAATCTATGGCGAGAGATGGTTATGAAGCAGACAAAAATGACATTGTAGTGATGGATTTGGCTTCTAAAAAAATCACAAATCTTACTAAATCTTGGGACGAAAGTGTAGTGGGAGATGTAGCATGGAGTCCAGATTCTAAAAATATTTATTGTTCTACCGCTTACAGAGGTGTAAAACAGCTTTTCCACATCGGTTTAGATGGTAAAGTGAAGCAAATTTCTGGTGGTAATTTTGATGTGAATGAAATCATTGCCTTCCAAAGCGGAAACGTTTTGGTAACCAGAACAGATATTAATCATAATGCAGATTTATTTAAAGTTAATGTAAAAGACGGTAGTATGTTGCAGTTAACTTCTGTAAATGAAAGCACTTACGCTAAATTATCTCAAGGAAAATCTGAACTGAAAATGGTGAAAACTTCAGATGGTAAAGAAATGGGAGTTTGGTTCCATTATCCACCGAATTTTGACCCAAATAAGAAATATCCTACACTTTTATATTGTCAAGGTGGTCCACAATCTGCTTTAACTCAGTTTTTCTCTACCCGTTGGAATTTTGCTTTAATGGCTGCAAATGATTACATCGTAGTTGCGCCAAACAGAAGAGGAATGCCAGGTTGGGGAACCAAATGGAACGAAGATATTTCTAAAGATTGGGGAGGACAACCCATCAGAGATTATTTAGCAGCGGCAGATTTTGCAAAAACTTTACCTTATGTAGATGGTGATAGAATGGCTGCAGTTGGTGCAAGTTACGGTGGTTACAGCGTCTTCATGTTGGCTGGAGTTCATGAAAATAGATTCAAAACGTTTATTGCTCATGACGGATTGTTTGATATGAAATCTTGGTACGGAACTACCGAAGAATTATGGTTTGCCAATTGGGATTTAGGTTCGCCTTGGGAAAAACCTTTACCAAAAGCGTATACAGATTTTAACCCAATCAATTTTGTAGACCAATGGAATAAACCAATTATGGTGATTCAAGGAGGACTGGATTTCCGAGTAGGTTATGAACAAGGTCAGGAAGCTTTTCAAGCTGCTAAAATGAAAGGTCTTAAAACCAAATTCCTTTATTTCCCTAATGAAAACCACTGGGTTTTACACCCTCAAAATGGTTTAGTTTGGCAAAGAGAATTTTTCGATTGGTTGAAAGAAACTTTGTAG
- a CDS encoding DNA-deoxyinosine glycosylase, protein MQKISSFPPIINYESKILILGSIPGIKSLEMKQYYAHPQNKFWKIICEIFNEEFTTDYTERIKILEKYHVALWDVIDTCERKGSLDSEIRNEEANKIGELLHNYPNIKAIFCNGQKSYKNLQKIPPKDFHLPIIVLPSTSPAHASLKYEEKLLSWQKIKNYLP, encoded by the coding sequence ATGCAAAAAATTTCTTCATTTCCTCCAATCATTAATTATGAGTCAAAGATTCTGATTTTAGGCTCTATTCCAGGAATTAAATCTTTGGAAATGAAGCAATATTACGCACATCCTCAAAATAAATTCTGGAAAATTATTTGTGAAATTTTTAATGAAGAATTTACAACAGATTATACTGAAAGAATTAAAATTTTAGAAAAATATCACGTCGCACTTTGGGACGTAATAGACACTTGCGAAAGAAAAGGAAGCCTAGATTCTGAAATCCGAAATGAAGAGGCTAATAAAATAGGAGAGTTGCTGCATAATTATCCTAACATAAAAGCTATTTTCTGCAACGGACAAAAATCTTATAAAAATTTGCAAAAAATTCCACCGAAAGATTTTCATCTGCCAATTATTGTTTTGCCTTCTACAAGTCCTGCTCATGCAAGTTTGAAGTATGAAGAAAAATTATTATCTTGGCAGAAAATTAAAAACTATTTACCATGA